CACGAGGAGCATCATGATCTATATGGAGCACGGGATGGGAGACATCAAACGGTTCGCGAGCGCGGCCAAGGGCTTTTCCCGCAACAAGCCCATCATCGTGCTGAGACCCCTTCCTGCCGACGAGGAGGATGAGACCGCCCGTTCGCTCACGGGCTCCATGGCCGGACATAACCGCATGTACGATGCCCTCTTCAAAAGAATCGGCGTGGTGAGGGTGAGGGAGGCGGCCGATATCTTCAATGTGGCCGGCGTTCTTCATTCGAGGCGCCTTCCCAAGGGACCACGCCTTCTCATTATCACCAATGCGGGCGGCGTGGGCACCATGGCGACGAATACCCTTACCGACCTGGGCGGTGTCCTTGCCTCCCTCTCAGGTGCCAGCTTAAAGGAATTCGATGATATTCTCCCATCCTATTGGAACAGGCAGAACCCCATCTACCTTCTGCGCGATGCAGATGCGGGGAGGTTCGACAGGGCGATCGCAATCGGCCTCGAGGACCCCGGAGTGGACGGTATCCTCATCATCTACACCTATCAGGCGGCCGCAAGCTCGGAAGATTTCGCACGGGTCGTGAGCGAGCGCGCGGGACAATCGCAAAAGCCGATCCTCACCGCCTGCATGGGCGGTCTCGAGGCCCGAAAGGGCAAGGAGCTCCTCCTCAGGCACAACATTCCCGACTACGATACGCCCGAGGAGGCGGTAAAGACCTACGTCTACATGTACCGGTACGAGCGGAACCTCGAGCTCCTCTACGAGACGCCGTCGGAGCTCTCCGTGGACCGGGCCCCGCCCACCAATAACCTGCGTGTGGCCGTGAAGAGCGCCCTCGGGGAGGGAAGGACCTTCCTGGGCGGCGAAGAGGCGGCACGGTTTCTCACCAATTACGGCATCCCCACGATCAGGTCCCATATGACCTCAGGCGTGGAGGAGGCCGTGGAAAAAGCCAAAAAGATCGGTTATCCCGTGGTCCTCAAGGTAATTTCCCCCGATATCTTCGATCGGGCAGACGTGGGCGGCCTCGCCATCGGCGTGGCCGACGAGGAGGAGTTGAGGTCGGAGTACGCCCGTATCCTGACGCGGATCAAAGGCGAGGCCCCCTCCGTGCACATTGCGGGCATCGCGGTTCAGAAGATGGTCGAAAAGATCGATTACCACCTCATGCTCGGAGCGAAGAGAGACCCGAAGTTCGGGACCGTCATCCTCTTCGGCATGGGCGGCGTGGGCGCCCAGGTGTTCCGGGATTTTTCCCTGGCCCTGCCGCCCCTCAACCAGACCCTCGCGAGGCGGCTCATGGAAGAGACGCGGGTGTACAGGATGCTCCACGGGTACAGGGGCAGGC
The DNA window shown above is from Syntrophorhabdaceae bacterium and carries:
- a CDS encoding bifunctional acetate--CoA ligase family protein/GNAT family N-acetyltransferase, producing MNDLKTLFNPKSIAVVGATDKEHSVGRSILRNLLLSEDRQVFAVNPHRESVMGLPCYGRVKDIPRAVDLAVIAVPREMVVEAIEDCGLAGAGGVIIVSSGFGEGGSEGKRQEGEIAALRDKYGMRIIGPNSVGIIRPTIGLNTTPIEDMPDKGNIAFITESAAFGRALMEWGVDARIGFSMIASLGSMIDVGFGDLIDFLGEDPSTRSIMIYMEHGMGDIKRFASAAKGFSRNKPIIVLRPLPADEEDETARSLTGSMAGHNRMYDALFKRIGVVRVREAADIFNVAGVLHSRRLPKGPRLLIITNAGGVGTMATNTLTDLGGVLASLSGASLKEFDDILPSYWNRQNPIYLLRDADAGRFDRAIAIGLEDPGVDGILIIYTYQAAASSEDFARVVSERAGQSQKPILTACMGGLEARKGKELLLRHNIPDYDTPEEAVKTYVYMYRYERNLELLYETPSELSVDRAPPTNNLRVAVKSALGEGRTFLGGEEAARFLTNYGIPTIRSHMTSGVEEAVEKAKKIGYPVVLKVISPDIFDRADVGGLAIGVADEEELRSEYARILTRIKGEAPSVHIAGIAVQKMVEKIDYHLMLGAKRDPKFGTVILFGMGGVGAQVFRDFSLALPPLNQTLARRLMEETRVYRMLHGYRGRPPADFRKLEEMIVVFSNMIVDFPEIAEMDINPIAVTDGRPSVLDARIILKAEATSSPSLYPHLIITPYPSRYVTPWTLPDGTEVILRPVRPEDEPLEHEMLSTLSEETLRTRFFQTISTITHEMHVRFCNIDYDREIAMVAEMRQGGVRRIIGISRLVIEPSFASGEYAVVVHDDFHGKGLGYKLVDVLIGIAQEKGIAEFKGYVQAGNTKMLGVCRRLGFAVEPLPDRTFEVKLKLK